Proteins from a genomic interval of Bombus affinis isolate iyBomAffi1 chromosome 14, iyBomAffi1.2, whole genome shotgun sequence:
- the LOC126923908 gene encoding max-like protein X — MADTLHKDRYEISNLAMRSGGNIGGDSDMKLEPSSPTEKYTFSRCSSTGSVNTPSSSAHNTEDEDSDNKNSTISYKERRREAHTQAEQKRRDAIKKGYDSLQDLVPTCQHTDSSGYKLSKATVLQKSIDYIQFLLQQKKKQEEERNALRKEVVALRIMQANYEQIVKAHQTQPGHAEMRVSDETKFQVFQAIMDRLFQTFNNISVANFAELSGCVFSWLEEHCKPQTLREVVLSVLQQLNSQIS; from the exons ATGGCAGATACGTTGCACAAAGATAGATACGAAATCT CAAATTTAGCAATGCGCAGTGGAGGTAATATAGGAGGAGATAGCGATATGAAGCTGGAACCATCTAGTCCTACagaaaaatatactttttccCGTTGCAGTAGTACTGGGTCAGTGAATACACCATCCTCATCTGCTCATAATACAG AAGATGAAGATAgtgataataaaaattcaaccATAAGTTACAAAGAACGCAGGAGAGAGGCTCATACACAGGCAGAACAGAAAAGGAGAGATGCTATCAAGAAGGGATATGATTCTCTTCAAGATTTGGTTCCTACTTGCCAACATACTGATTCTTCGGGTTACAAACTTTCCAAGGCTACCGTACTTCAAAAATCCATTGATTATATACAATTCTTGTTGCAACAAAAGAAAAAGCAGGAAGAAGAACGTAATGCATTAAGAAAAGAAGTTGTTGCCTTACGTATCATGCAAGCTAATTATGAGCAGATTGTGAAAGCTCACCAGACCCAACCAGGTCATGCAGAGATGCGAGTATCCGATGAAACCAAATTCCAAGTG ttTCAGGCAATTATGGATCGCTTGTTTCAAACATTCAATAATATTTCAGTagcaaattttgcagaattatcTGGATGCGTATTCAGTTGGTTAGAGGAACATTGTAAACCTCag ACTTTGCGCGAAGTAGTACTATCCGTACTCCAACAACTTAATAGCCAAATCAGCTAG